From a region of the Falco cherrug isolate bFalChe1 chromosome 9, bFalChe1.pri, whole genome shotgun sequence genome:
- the ACADSB gene encoding short/branched chain specific acyl-CoA dehydrogenase, mitochondrial isoform X1 — protein MAAAGGWLRSCAKQLKRNMPAYLAPWRAYPHVFRSSKSELMPNLASDGVVCAPLQTFTEEETMLKNMVAKFAQEQVAPLVQKMDENSKMEDSVIRGLFEQGLMSIELGEEYGGTGASFFSVILVVEELAKVDPAVALLCELQNTLTNKLFTTYGTEEQKRTYLPRVAKDTIGSFCLSEAGSGSDAFSLKTRAEKKGDYYIINGSKMWISLAEHAGVFFVMANTDPSLGYRGITCFIVDRNTEGLHVGKKEDKLGIRASSTCPVTFENVKVPETNILGQVGQGYKYAIGMLNTGRIGIAAQMLGLAQGCFDHTVPYTKERVQFGKSVFDFQGMQHQIAQVATQLEAARLLTYNAARLAETGRPFIKEASMAKYYAAEVATLTTSKCIEWMGGVGFTKNYPIEKYYRDCKIGTIYEGTSNIQLSTIAKSLAQEY, from the exons atggcggcggcgggcggctggTTGAGGAGCTGCGCGAAG cagctgaaaagaaatatgcCAGCGTACTTGGCTCCTTGGCGGGCTTATCCACATGTCTTTAGATCCTCCAAATCGGAACTGATGCCAAATCTAGCCAGTGATGGAGTTGTCTGTGCTCCGCTTCAGACATTCACCGAAGAGGAAACAATGCTGAAAAATATGG TGGCAAAATTTGCTCAGGAGCAAGTTGCACCTCTGGTGCAAAAAATGGATGAGAATTCAAAAATGGAAGACTCTGTAATACGAGGATTGTTTGAACAAGGG CTGATGAGTATTGAGCTTGGGGAAGAATATGGAGGAACTggagcttcatttttttcagtcatattGGTGGTGGAAGAATTGGCCAAAGTTGATCCAGCTGTAGCTCTTCTATGTGAACTCCAAAATACACTAACAAATAAGTTGTTTACCACATACggaacagaagaacaaaagagaaCTTACTTGCCCAGAGTGGCTAAAGATACA ATAGGCAGTTTCTGTCTTTCGGAGGCTGGGTCTGGcagtgatgctttttctttgaagactCGCGCTGAAAAGAAAGGAGACTACTATATTATCAACGGCTCAAAGATGTGGATTAGCTTAGCAGAACATGCAGGAGTTTTCTTTGTGATGGCAAATACAGATCCATCCTTA GGATACAGGGGAATTACATGCTTCATAGTAGATCGCAACACAGAGGGCCTACATGTAGGGAAGAAGGAGGACAAGCTTGGAATCAGAGCATCTTCTACCTGCCCAGtgacatttgaaaatgttaag GTTCCTGAGACCAATATCCTGGGACAGGTTGGACAAGGCTATAAGTATGCAATTGGAATGCTAAATACTGGCAGGATAGGTATTGCTGCACAG ATGTTAGGACTGGCACAGGGATGTTTTGACCATACAGTTCCCTATACAAAGGAGAGAGTCCAGTTCGGGAAAAGCGTATTCGATTTCCAG GGGATGCAACATCAGATAGCTCAGGTGGCCACgcagctggaggcagcaagGTTGCTGACCTACAACGCAGCCCGTCTTGCTGAAACAGGAAGGCCATTCATAAAGGAGGCGAGCATGGCCAAGTACTACGCTGCTGAG GTTGCAACACTGACAACTAGTAAATGCATTGAATGGATGGGTGGTGTTGGATTCACAAAAAATTATCCAATAGAAAAGTATTATCGTGACTGCAAGATAG gTACAATATATGAAGGAACTTCAAATATCCAGTTGAGCACCATTGCAAAAAGCTTAGCACAGGAGTACTGA
- the ACADSB gene encoding short/branched chain specific acyl-CoA dehydrogenase, mitochondrial isoform X2: MAAAGGWLRSCAKLKRNMPAYLAPWRAYPHVFRSSKSELMPNLASDGVVCAPLQTFTEEETMLKNMVAKFAQEQVAPLVQKMDENSKMEDSVIRGLFEQGLMSIELGEEYGGTGASFFSVILVVEELAKVDPAVALLCELQNTLTNKLFTTYGTEEQKRTYLPRVAKDTIGSFCLSEAGSGSDAFSLKTRAEKKGDYYIINGSKMWISLAEHAGVFFVMANTDPSLGYRGITCFIVDRNTEGLHVGKKEDKLGIRASSTCPVTFENVKVPETNILGQVGQGYKYAIGMLNTGRIGIAAQMLGLAQGCFDHTVPYTKERVQFGKSVFDFQGMQHQIAQVATQLEAARLLTYNAARLAETGRPFIKEASMAKYYAAEVATLTTSKCIEWMGGVGFTKNYPIEKYYRDCKIGTIYEGTSNIQLSTIAKSLAQEY; encoded by the exons atggcggcggcgggcggctggTTGAGGAGCTGCGCGAAG ctgaaaagaaatatgcCAGCGTACTTGGCTCCTTGGCGGGCTTATCCACATGTCTTTAGATCCTCCAAATCGGAACTGATGCCAAATCTAGCCAGTGATGGAGTTGTCTGTGCTCCGCTTCAGACATTCACCGAAGAGGAAACAATGCTGAAAAATATGG TGGCAAAATTTGCTCAGGAGCAAGTTGCACCTCTGGTGCAAAAAATGGATGAGAATTCAAAAATGGAAGACTCTGTAATACGAGGATTGTTTGAACAAGGG CTGATGAGTATTGAGCTTGGGGAAGAATATGGAGGAACTggagcttcatttttttcagtcatattGGTGGTGGAAGAATTGGCCAAAGTTGATCCAGCTGTAGCTCTTCTATGTGAACTCCAAAATACACTAACAAATAAGTTGTTTACCACATACggaacagaagaacaaaagagaaCTTACTTGCCCAGAGTGGCTAAAGATACA ATAGGCAGTTTCTGTCTTTCGGAGGCTGGGTCTGGcagtgatgctttttctttgaagactCGCGCTGAAAAGAAAGGAGACTACTATATTATCAACGGCTCAAAGATGTGGATTAGCTTAGCAGAACATGCAGGAGTTTTCTTTGTGATGGCAAATACAGATCCATCCTTA GGATACAGGGGAATTACATGCTTCATAGTAGATCGCAACACAGAGGGCCTACATGTAGGGAAGAAGGAGGACAAGCTTGGAATCAGAGCATCTTCTACCTGCCCAGtgacatttgaaaatgttaag GTTCCTGAGACCAATATCCTGGGACAGGTTGGACAAGGCTATAAGTATGCAATTGGAATGCTAAATACTGGCAGGATAGGTATTGCTGCACAG ATGTTAGGACTGGCACAGGGATGTTTTGACCATACAGTTCCCTATACAAAGGAGAGAGTCCAGTTCGGGAAAAGCGTATTCGATTTCCAG GGGATGCAACATCAGATAGCTCAGGTGGCCACgcagctggaggcagcaagGTTGCTGACCTACAACGCAGCCCGTCTTGCTGAAACAGGAAGGCCATTCATAAAGGAGGCGAGCATGGCCAAGTACTACGCTGCTGAG GTTGCAACACTGACAACTAGTAAATGCATTGAATGGATGGGTGGTGTTGGATTCACAAAAAATTATCCAATAGAAAAGTATTATCGTGACTGCAAGATAG gTACAATATATGAAGGAACTTCAAATATCCAGTTGAGCACCATTGCAAAAAGCTTAGCACAGGAGTACTGA